One Fontisphaera persica DNA window includes the following coding sequences:
- a CDS encoding YncE family protein produces MPLLVFSLAAQAAGYVVVVSETTWNNPAWQAVASHLQTKHTAQVLRYDGAPFPDAFRHALSASTPDYVCFVAQPEEVTRDYVENCHRLLRNLDGDRYTDALWGIVTGYNAQHALRLASHTEPLTIQNALLKTAGDWLDYLYAGEYHAESDPHEWWTRSDGGTIVKRLDAVQDDAAPFAQKLNSNRVDLMVTSGHANEYNWQLHYPDAYPEGYFIANQGQLLAQDALGGLHPINSTNAKIYYAPGNCLVARIPEGNNRDYSLALGWLGSGGAAQMAGYVVDTWFGYMGWGVAEYFIKQQGRFTFAESCYLINQALLFDQAHQTPGVDPTGLAYDKDVFVLYGDPAYAARLRAVTQPDYDQTLTCVTNGGRLEYTLHIRMNRAVNVLRPAIAFLPTRIYQPTVEDNAGRSVEVADNLALVQLWTSGEANLVNGQQWTIRFSGNLTNATATSVSSVQLAITARTYVGPVCYFATSPVDSRLFGAKWEEPWDGARVLEFDPVTLESRVVARFGTCHGDLVITGDGQRLFTPDYYYDNISMVDLRYTNRVCSKMVPPPGSWPGGISISPDRSKIVVGVGLDGRNYDMGNDGLAVYDVRHEAFELIGWVPMEDEPWTLESGFSPDGRFIYQLARPRRSSTAQLYEIQVEPPCAVVRRMPVPLSAAPITYALASHGNRVIFSDYTQKKLWVVNRDTWTLEEHDVSFVAGNMEVHPNGKYLFIHSPSEMRVMVLDVETLQVVGSSEVYNEDLMDLEISADGRRLYVGRRYLIAMDIILPETTGTAHYTQHFATSPGWNTSHPGSLQWNGASGALQATLTNLHGATAYVDLPQFNPNRSWHLEWEQIIQSCDYGAGLTFGLWDEAMSIITPGSAAMEMGNMDCGLGFILYGGGVGRNQCTPPWQVGVWYRCRLFYDAPHRRLALHVLERDTGTLAGFLDMQVESFPPGLRRLGISRTHLQGTDAGGLGAATVTCTLDNVRLYQEPPPPPAAVSVSMMPSLAINGRVGQTYRVDYVTNLQANHQWQTLTNITLTTTPFLLLDPSGLGQSKRFYRVVPVE; encoded by the coding sequence TTGCCCTTGCTGGTCTTCAGTCTTGCCGCGCAAGCCGCAGGCTATGTCGTCGTGGTTTCAGAGACCACCTGGAATAATCCGGCCTGGCAGGCGGTGGCGAGCCATTTGCAAACCAAACATACCGCCCAGGTGTTGCGCTACGACGGCGCTCCGTTTCCCGATGCCTTCCGCCACGCGCTGAGCGCCAGCACTCCGGACTACGTATGCTTCGTGGCGCAGCCGGAGGAGGTGACGCGCGATTACGTGGAAAATTGCCATCGCTTGTTGCGCAATCTCGATGGCGACCGCTACACCGATGCCCTCTGGGGGATTGTGACGGGGTACAATGCCCAGCATGCCCTGCGGCTGGCCTCGCATACCGAGCCGCTGACCATCCAAAATGCGCTGCTCAAAACGGCCGGCGATTGGCTGGATTACCTCTATGCAGGCGAGTACCACGCGGAATCCGACCCGCATGAATGGTGGACGCGCAGCGACGGCGGCACGATTGTCAAGCGGCTGGATGCCGTGCAGGACGACGCGGCGCCGTTTGCGCAAAAACTGAACTCCAATCGGGTGGATTTAATGGTCACTTCCGGCCATGCCAACGAGTACAACTGGCAGTTGCATTATCCGGACGCTTACCCAGAGGGCTATTTCATCGCCAACCAGGGACAGTTATTGGCGCAGGATGCGCTAGGGGGCCTACATCCGATTAACAGCACCAACGCCAAAATCTATTATGCGCCCGGCAACTGTTTGGTAGCCCGCATCCCGGAAGGCAACAATCGGGATTATTCCCTGGCCCTGGGCTGGCTGGGCAGCGGTGGCGCGGCGCAAATGGCCGGTTATGTGGTGGACACCTGGTTTGGTTACATGGGGTGGGGAGTGGCCGAATATTTCATCAAGCAGCAGGGACGATTCACCTTCGCGGAAAGCTGTTATTTGATCAACCAGGCGTTGCTCTTTGATCAGGCTCACCAGACGCCCGGCGTGGACCCCACGGGGCTGGCCTATGACAAAGATGTTTTTGTGCTGTATGGCGACCCCGCCTATGCAGCGCGACTGCGCGCCGTGACGCAGCCGGATTACGACCAAACCCTGACCTGTGTGACCAACGGCGGGCGCCTGGAATACACGCTGCACATTCGCATGAATCGCGCCGTCAACGTATTGCGGCCCGCCATCGCCTTTTTGCCCACGCGGATATACCAACCCACGGTGGAGGACAACGCGGGCCGGAGTGTGGAGGTGGCGGACAATCTGGCACTGGTGCAGCTCTGGACCAGCGGTGAAGCCAACCTGGTGAATGGCCAGCAATGGACCATCCGCTTTTCGGGCAACCTGACCAATGCCACGGCCACCAGCGTTTCGTCGGTGCAATTGGCCATTACCGCCCGCACCTATGTGGGGCCGGTCTGCTACTTCGCCACGTCACCGGTGGATTCCCGTTTATTTGGCGCGAAATGGGAGGAGCCTTGGGACGGAGCGCGCGTCCTGGAATTTGACCCGGTCACGCTGGAGTCCCGCGTGGTGGCCCGTTTTGGCACCTGCCACGGCGATTTGGTCATCACCGGCGACGGTCAGCGGTTGTTCACCCCGGATTATTACTATGACAACATCAGTATGGTGGACTTGCGGTACACGAACCGGGTTTGCTCCAAAATGGTGCCCCCGCCGGGCAGTTGGCCAGGTGGCATCAGCATTTCCCCTGACCGTTCCAAAATAGTGGTGGGGGTGGGGCTGGATGGCAGAAATTATGACATGGGCAACGACGGACTGGCGGTCTATGACGTCAGGCATGAAGCCTTTGAGTTGATTGGATGGGTTCCCATGGAGGACGAACCATGGACTTTGGAATCTGGCTTTTCACCCGATGGACGTTTCATTTATCAACTCGCGCGTCCCCGGCGATCCTCCACCGCGCAGCTCTATGAAATCCAGGTGGAGCCGCCTTGTGCCGTGGTTCGCAGAATGCCTGTTCCCTTGAGTGCCGCCCCCATTACTTATGCGCTGGCAAGCCACGGCAACCGGGTCATTTTTTCCGATTACACCCAGAAAAAACTCTGGGTGGTCAACCGCGACACCTGGACGCTGGAAGAGCATGATGTGAGTTTTGTGGCGGGGAACATGGAAGTCCATCCTAATGGGAAATACCTGTTCATCCATTCACCGTCGGAGATGCGCGTCATGGTGCTGGATGTGGAAACTCTACAGGTAGTGGGAAGTTCGGAGGTTTACAATGAAGACCTGATGGACCTGGAAATTAGCGCTGATGGCCGCCGGCTTTACGTGGGCCGGCGCTACTTGATTGCCATGGACATCATCCTGCCCGAAACCACGGGCACCGCCCATTACACCCAGCACTTCGCGACGTCTCCCGGCTGGAATACCTCCCACCCCGGAAGTCTGCAATGGAATGGGGCCAGTGGTGCCTTGCAGGCCACCCTGACCAACCTCCACGGCGCCACCGCCTATGTGGACCTGCCCCAGTTTAATCCCAATCGCTCCTGGCATCTGGAATGGGAACAAATCATTCAATCTTGTGATTACGGCGCGGGATTGACCTTCGGCCTTTGGGACGAAGCCATGAGCATTATCACGCCCGGCTCAGCCGCCATGGAGATGGGAAACATGGATTGCGGTCTCGGTTTCATTTTGTACGGCGGAGGCGTGGGGCGCAACCAATGCACTCCCCCATGGCAGGTCGGGGTTTGGTATCGCTGCCGACTGTTCTATGACGCGCCGCATCGGCGGCTCGCTTTGCATGTGTTGGAACGCGACACCGGCACTCTGGCCGGCTTTCTCGACATGCAGGTGGAGTCTTTCCCGCCTGGACTGAGGCGCCTGGGCATCAGCCGCACCCACCTGCAGGGCACCGATGCCGGAGGGCTGGGCGCCGCCACGGTGACCTGCACTTTGGATAACGTGAGGTTGTATCAGGAGCCCCCGCCACCGCCGGCCGCGGTTTCCGTGTCCATGATGCCCAGCCTGGCTATTAATGGCCGGGTGGGACAAACTTATCGGGTGGATTACGTGACCAACTTGCAGGCCAACCATCAGTGGCAAACCCTGACCAATATCACCCTGACCACCACGCCCTTCCTGCTGTTGGACCCGTCAGGCTTGGGGCAGTCCAAGCGGTTCTACCGCGTGGTGCCCGTGGAATAG
- a CDS encoding ParA family protein, whose translation MATKVIAVANQKGGVGKTTTAVNLAACVAAQGRRVLLLDLDPQANATSGVGLEKEPGGSAYGPLLGQGSLTEKIKRTPFERLDAIPSEMDLCGADVELIRAEQHLHRLALALEPIQAANHYQVVLIDCPPSLAVLTLNAFAAADGLVVPLQCEYYALEGISSLTRIINQLRDTGVNPRLHLFGVVMTMFDARTNLSKQVEGEVRQHFGSIVFDTVIPRTTRLAEAPSFGKPIIHYDKYSAGAAAYEVLAQEFCERLGI comes from the coding sequence GTGGCGACGAAAGTCATAGCCGTGGCCAACCAGAAAGGCGGCGTGGGGAAAACCACCACGGCCGTGAACCTGGCCGCTTGCGTGGCCGCGCAAGGGCGGCGCGTGTTGCTGTTGGATTTGGACCCCCAGGCCAACGCCACCAGCGGCGTGGGGCTGGAAAAAGAACCCGGCGGCAGCGCCTATGGGCCTCTGCTGGGGCAAGGCTCGCTGACCGAGAAAATCAAGCGCACCCCTTTTGAGCGGCTCGATGCCATTCCCAGCGAGATGGATTTGTGCGGGGCGGATGTGGAGCTGATTCGAGCCGAGCAACACCTGCATCGCCTCGCCCTGGCGCTCGAACCCATCCAGGCGGCCAACCATTACCAGGTGGTGTTGATTGATTGCCCTCCCTCGCTGGCCGTGTTGACTCTGAATGCTTTTGCCGCCGCCGATGGGCTGGTGGTGCCCCTGCAATGCGAGTATTACGCCTTGGAAGGCATTTCCAGCCTCACCCGCATCATCAATCAGCTCCGCGACACCGGCGTCAACCCGCGCCTGCATCTCTTTGGCGTGGTCATGACCATGTTTGACGCCCGCACCAATCTCTCCAAGCAAGTCGAGGGCGAAGTCCGCCAGCACTTTGGCTCCATCGTTTTCGACACGGTCATCCCCCGCACCACCCGGCTGGCCGAGGCCCCCAGTTTTGGCAAGCCCATCATCCATTACGACAAATACAGTGCCGGGGCCGCCGCCTATGAGGTGCTGGCGCAGGAATTTTGCGAGCGCCTGGGCATTTAG
- a CDS encoding 6-phosphofructokinase, whose translation MAELVGNLLVAQSGGPTSVINASVAGVVTEAGKHEFIEEIYGGMNGILGILNEDLIDLNDEQRRAIEGLRYTPAAALGTCRYKIDFKKKPEKAAKDMDRLFQVFEAHNIRYFFYIGGNDSQDTSHKVHEEAVKRGYEMRVIGVPKTIDNDLPHTDHCPGYGSVIKYNCTTVMEVGIDVGSMATDDGSCCIIEVMGRSAGWIAAGTVLAKRGDPANPPHIILLPEIPFDEDKFVAKVKDVVDAYKYCVVVVGEGVKYPNGEEIGADKTRLDAFGHPVLAGAAEKLKQIVQGRLNTKTRTVLLGYAQRAAAHFASLTDSNNAFAVGEAAVRAAVEGKSGYMVKIVRNVGANGQIQWGTDLQPLQDIANVEHFLPRDWISEDGFMPNQKFVDYAQPLIEGEVRPPMEHGLPKYVSLLKNRVEKKLPPRA comes from the coding sequence ATGGCTGAATTAGTTGGCAATCTATTGGTGGCCCAATCAGGCGGGCCTACTTCCGTCATTAACGCCAGCGTGGCGGGGGTGGTGACCGAGGCCGGCAAGCACGAGTTTATTGAGGAAATCTATGGGGGGATGAACGGCATCCTGGGCATCCTCAATGAGGATTTGATTGATTTGAATGACGAGCAGCGCCGGGCGATTGAGGGGTTGCGCTACACCCCGGCAGCGGCCTTGGGGACCTGCCGCTATAAGATTGACTTCAAAAAGAAACCGGAAAAGGCGGCCAAGGACATGGACCGGCTGTTTCAGGTGTTTGAGGCGCATAACATCCGCTATTTCTTCTACATCGGCGGCAATGACTCGCAGGACACCTCGCACAAGGTGCATGAAGAGGCGGTCAAACGCGGGTACGAAATGCGCGTGATTGGCGTGCCCAAGACCATTGACAATGATTTGCCGCACACGGACCACTGCCCCGGTTACGGCTCGGTCATCAAGTATAACTGCACCACCGTCATGGAGGTGGGCATTGATGTGGGCAGCATGGCCACTGATGACGGCTCCTGCTGCATCATCGAGGTCATGGGCCGCTCGGCGGGCTGGATTGCCGCCGGCACCGTGCTGGCCAAGCGGGGCGACCCGGCCAATCCGCCGCATATCATTCTCCTGCCCGAGATTCCCTTTGACGAGGACAAGTTTGTGGCCAAGGTGAAGGATGTGGTGGACGCCTACAAATACTGCGTGGTGGTGGTGGGCGAAGGGGTGAAGTACCCCAACGGCGAGGAAATCGGCGCCGACAAAACCCGCCTGGACGCCTTTGGCCACCCCGTGCTGGCCGGCGCGGCGGAGAAACTCAAGCAAATCGTGCAGGGCCGGTTGAACACCAAAACGCGGACCGTTTTGCTGGGGTACGCGCAGCGGGCGGCGGCCCATTTCGCCAGCTTGACCGACTCCAATAACGCCTTCGCCGTGGGTGAAGCCGCGGTGCGCGCCGCCGTGGAAGGCAAGAGCGGCTACATGGTGAAGATTGTGCGCAACGTGGGCGCCAATGGCCAGATTCAATGGGGCACAGACCTGCAGCCGCTGCAGGATATTGCCAATGTGGAACATTTCCTGCCGCGCGACTGGATCAGCGAGGACGGTTTCATGCCCAATCAAAAATTTGTGGACTACGCCCAGCCGCTCATCGAAGGCGAGGTACGCCCGCCCATGGAGCATGGCCTGCCCAAATACGTGAGCCTGCTCAAGAATCGCGTGGAAAAGAAACTGCCTCCGCGAGCATAA
- a CDS encoding PQQ-binding-like beta-propeller repeat protein, producing MMHYTHKIGSTSLSLALLFAAAALSAADWPAYRGPFGNGITAETLTPWPASGPKQIWKVPTPRGFSSFSVAGGRVYTQIVGEGQGGAMEQLVAMDANTGKALWRFDIGPAVYDRGGDDGAPDNRGGDGPRSTPAVSGNRVYVFSQDLVLSCVDAATGKKVWSKDILKEFQGRNIGWKSAMSPVVDGDFVYVAGGGPGASMLAFHKNTGQLLWKTGNERITHATPVVATIHGVRQIIYFMQSGLVSVSVVDGRELWRFPYKFNVSTAASPVVCDDIVYCSAGYGVGGGACRITKEGSQLKAVPLWQVPGDTKVANHWSTPVYKDGHLYGMFSFKQYGRGPLKCVDVKTGQIKWEQPGFGAGHIILAGNKLVALADDGQVVLVEPAPEGYKELARYKAVTGKCWTTPALSNGRLYLRSTVEGVCLEVK from the coding sequence ATGATGCACTACACCCATAAAATTGGCTCAACCTCCCTCTCACTCGCGTTGTTGTTTGCGGCTGCTGCGCTTTCCGCCGCCGACTGGCCGGCTTATCGCGGACCCTTCGGCAATGGCATTACGGCTGAAACCCTGACGCCGTGGCCAGCCAGCGGCCCGAAGCAAATCTGGAAAGTCCCCACGCCGCGTGGTTTCAGCTCCTTTTCCGTGGCGGGTGGCCGGGTGTACACCCAGATTGTGGGGGAGGGACAGGGCGGGGCGATGGAGCAGTTGGTGGCCATGGACGCCAACACCGGCAAAGCACTCTGGCGGTTTGACATTGGCCCGGCCGTGTATGACCGGGGCGGCGACGACGGCGCCCCTGACAATCGGGGCGGCGACGGCCCCCGCTCAACCCCCGCCGTCAGCGGCAACCGCGTCTATGTTTTCTCGCAGGATTTGGTGTTGAGCTGTGTGGACGCCGCCACGGGCAAAAAAGTCTGGAGCAAAGATATCCTCAAGGAGTTTCAGGGACGCAACATTGGCTGGAAAAGCGCCATGTCCCCGGTGGTGGACGGCGACTTTGTGTATGTGGCTGGCGGTGGGCCGGGCGCTTCCATGCTGGCCTTCCATAAAAACACCGGCCAACTGCTTTGGAAAACGGGCAACGAGCGCATTACCCATGCCACGCCGGTGGTGGCTACGATTCACGGCGTCCGCCAAATCATCTACTTCATGCAAAGCGGCCTGGTCTCCGTCTCCGTGGTGGATGGCCGCGAGTTGTGGCGGTTCCCCTACAAGTTCAACGTTTCCACCGCGGCATCTCCAGTGGTGTGCGATGACATTGTTTATTGCTCGGCCGGCTATGGCGTGGGTGGCGGCGCCTGCCGCATCACCAAAGAGGGCAGCCAACTCAAAGCCGTCCCCCTCTGGCAGGTGCCCGGCGATACCAAGGTGGCCAATCACTGGAGCACGCCGGTTTATAAAGACGGCCATCTTTATGGCATGTTCAGCTTCAAGCAGTACGGCCGCGGCCCCTTGAAGTGCGTGGACGTGAAGACCGGGCAAATCAAGTGGGAGCAGCCCGGTTTTGGCGCTGGCCACATTATTCTGGCCGGCAACAAGCTGGTGGCCCTGGCGGATGATGGACAGGTGGTCCTCGTGGAGCCTGCGCCGGAGGGTTACAAAGAGTTGGCGCGCTACAAGGCGGTCACGGGCAAGTGCTGGACCACCCCCGCGCTGAGCAACGGACGTCTATACCTCCGCAGCACGGTGGAAGGCGTGTGCCTGGAGGTCAAATAA
- a CDS encoding sugar phosphate isomerase/epimerase family protein: MQTPYFAHSLSWQLNRRAFLKATGLLAAGAAAGGLPAAEPAPKTLFGSNVYGWTQYYQREKKAFHLDEVIAALADCGYDYLENFLDANNPESSARFAEKLRAKGMRPVSLYTGAALHEAARAREVVARLLKCAAVCKEAGFEALSCNPDPLGREKTDEELKNTVSALKDLGQGLKELGLKLGIHHHLPEMQNQAREFHYVLRNTPPETVGLCYDVHWVWKGGLPPQKVLHEYGRRVVTWHLRQSRNGVWHEVLDTGDIDYEAVARYAREQQLARRFTVELALEGKTEVTRSAVENHRLSLAWAKKVFGT; the protein is encoded by the coding sequence ATGCAAACCCCGTACTTTGCGCATAGCCTCTCCTGGCAGCTCAACCGCCGGGCTTTTCTCAAGGCCACCGGCCTGCTGGCGGCAGGCGCCGCGGCCGGCGGGCTGCCGGCGGCTGAGCCGGCCCCCAAAACCCTGTTTGGGTCCAACGTGTATGGTTGGACGCAATACTACCAACGCGAGAAAAAAGCGTTTCATTTGGACGAGGTCATTGCCGCCCTCGCCGATTGCGGCTACGACTACCTGGAGAATTTCCTGGATGCCAACAACCCGGAATCCAGCGCCCGTTTTGCGGAGAAATTGCGCGCCAAAGGGATGCGGCCGGTGAGTCTTTACACCGGCGCGGCGCTGCATGAGGCGGCGCGAGCGCGCGAGGTGGTGGCGCGCCTGCTGAAATGCGCCGCCGTATGCAAGGAAGCGGGCTTTGAAGCACTCAGTTGCAACCCCGACCCCCTCGGGCGCGAAAAAACCGACGAGGAATTGAAAAACACGGTGTCCGCCTTGAAAGACCTCGGCCAGGGCCTGAAAGAACTGGGCCTGAAACTGGGCATCCATCACCACCTGCCGGAAATGCAAAATCAGGCCCGCGAGTTTCACTACGTGTTGCGGAATACTCCGCCGGAAACGGTGGGCCTCTGCTACGACGTGCATTGGGTCTGGAAAGGCGGCCTGCCACCGCAGAAAGTGCTGCATGAATACGGCCGGCGCGTGGTGACCTGGCATCTGCGCCAAAGCCGCAATGGCGTGTGGCATGAAGTGCTCGACACCGGGGACATTGATTATGAAGCGGTGGCCCGTTATGCCCGCGAGCAACAACTGGCCCGGCGCTTCACCGTCGAGCTGGCCCTGGAAGGCAAAACGGAGGTGACCCGCTCGGCCGTGGAAAATCACCGGCTCAGCCTGGCCTGGGCCAAGAAAGTGTTTGGCACATGA
- a CDS encoding dihydroorotate dehydrogenase-like protein, whose amino-acid sequence MDLSTTYLGLKLRTPLVPSASVLSEKIDNLKLMEDSGASAVVLHSLFEEQLRQEAGDLEEALTQGTESFAEALSYFPEPKDFKLGPEEYLEHIAKAKAAVKIPVIASLNGSSVGGWIDYARQIQQAGADALELNIYYIPTDPNLTGAEVEQRYLDIIKAVRAVVSIPLAVKLSPYFSSMANMAARIDKMGVNGLVLFNRFYQPDINLASLEVENTVLLSTPQARRLPLRWIAILYGKIKADLAATSGIHTAQDVLKTLMAGAKVTMLCSALMKHGIPHIKIVEADMARWMEENEYESVQQMIGSVSQKNCADPSAFERAQYMRTLRSFVPSSLA is encoded by the coding sequence ATGGATCTCTCAACCACTTATCTCGGATTGAAATTGCGCACGCCGCTGGTGCCCTCGGCCTCGGTGCTGAGCGAAAAAATTGACAACCTGAAGCTCATGGAAGACTCCGGCGCCAGCGCGGTGGTGCTGCATTCTCTCTTCGAGGAGCAGCTCCGCCAGGAGGCCGGCGACCTGGAAGAGGCCCTCACCCAGGGGACGGAGAGCTTTGCCGAGGCGCTGAGTTATTTCCCGGAGCCCAAGGATTTCAAACTGGGGCCGGAGGAATACTTGGAGCACATCGCCAAAGCCAAGGCCGCGGTGAAAATCCCCGTCATCGCCAGCCTGAACGGCTCGTCGGTGGGCGGCTGGATTGATTATGCCCGGCAGATTCAACAGGCCGGCGCCGATGCGCTGGAGCTGAACATTTACTACATCCCCACCGACCCCAACCTCACCGGCGCCGAGGTGGAACAACGTTATTTGGACATCATTAAAGCGGTGCGCGCCGTGGTGAGCATTCCGCTGGCGGTCAAGCTCAGCCCCTATTTCAGCAGCATGGCCAACATGGCGGCGCGCATTGACAAAATGGGCGTCAACGGGCTGGTGCTGTTCAACCGCTTCTACCAGCCGGACATCAACCTGGCCAGTCTGGAGGTGGAAAACACCGTCCTGCTGAGCACACCGCAGGCCCGCCGCCTGCCGTTGCGCTGGATTGCCATTCTCTACGGGAAGATTAAGGCCGACCTGGCCGCCACCAGCGGCATCCACACCGCCCAGGACGTGCTCAAGACCCTCATGGCCGGCGCCAAGGTCACCATGCTGTGCTCCGCGCTGATGAAGCATGGCATCCCCCATATCAAGATTGTGGAAGCCGACATGGCGCGTTGGATGGAGGAAAACGAGTACGAGTCGGTGCAACAAATGATTGGCAGTGTCAGCCAGAAAAATTGCGCTGACCCCAGCGCTTTTGAGCGCGCCCAGTACATGCGCACGCTGCGCAGTTTTGTGCCGTCATCCCTGGCCTGA
- a CDS encoding metallophosphoesterase family protein: MKLRHFLLLGVAAWLALPWLGCRTPRNTSSAASPEARYPVRIAFLSDIHITHRLKQDQPVREQRLREAIAAVNAEKVDLVLLGGDLTEDGTVAEFRDFQRLARDFSAPVWYVPGNHDIGNKRIEGKKESVTSARNQRYESVLGPSWWVREHAGVRVVGVNGPLLGSGLPEESKMWAEVERALARTSAVPTLVLVHFPPFQSSNSEPGGVYWNLEPQPRARLLGLARQAGVKTILSGHLHRNLTNTHEGITLLTTTTIGVGDPRKNPPRGWMLLTVEKDGRLGIHPRTVRDKPSPPKE; the protein is encoded by the coding sequence ATGAAACTTCGCCATTTTCTCCTCCTCGGGGTGGCCGCCTGGCTGGCCCTGCCGTGGCTGGGCTGCCGCACGCCCCGCAACACTTCGTCGGCAGCGTCGCCGGAGGCACGCTATCCGGTGCGGATTGCCTTTCTGTCGGACATCCACATTACCCACCGGTTGAAGCAGGATCAGCCAGTGCGGGAGCAGCGCTTGCGGGAGGCCATCGCGGCCGTAAACGCCGAAAAGGTGGATTTGGTTTTATTGGGAGGTGATTTGACCGAGGATGGGACGGTGGCTGAGTTTCGCGATTTTCAACGGCTGGCCCGGGATTTTAGTGCGCCGGTGTGGTACGTGCCGGGCAATCATGACATTGGCAACAAGCGGATTGAGGGAAAAAAGGAATCCGTCACCTCGGCGCGGAATCAACGCTATGAATCGGTGCTGGGCCCCTCCTGGTGGGTGCGCGAGCACGCTGGCGTGCGGGTGGTGGGCGTCAACGGCCCCCTGCTGGGCAGCGGCTTGCCGGAGGAATCAAAAATGTGGGCCGAGGTGGAGCGCGCGCTGGCGAGGACGTCCGCCGTGCCGACGCTGGTGCTGGTGCATTTTCCGCCCTTCCAAAGCTCCAACAGCGAGCCGGGCGGGGTTTATTGGAATTTGGAACCGCAACCGCGCGCCCGGTTGCTGGGATTGGCCAGGCAAGCCGGGGTCAAAACCATCTTGAGCGGGCATCTGCATCGCAATCTGACCAATACTCACGAAGGAATCACCCTCCTCACCACCACCACCATCGGCGTGGGAGACCCCCGGAAAAATCCGCCGCGCGGCTGGATGTTGTTGACGGTGGAGAAGGACGGACGCCTGGGCATTCATCCCCGGACGGTGAGGGATAAACCGTCCCCGCCCAAGGAATAA
- a CDS encoding SMP-30/gluconolactonase/LRE family protein: MKSAFMCLAVLVVLSAASALPAAESKIIAPGAKLELLADGFKFTEGPAADAEGNVYFTDQPNDRIMKWSVDGKLTTFLQPCGRANGLYFDLNGNLLACADEKNELWSIDKNGKHTVLVKDYQGKLLNGPNDLWVHPKGWIYFTDPLYKRPYWNRGGMEQDGQHVYLLSADRKTLTRIIDDLRQPNGIIGTPDGKTLYVADIGARRTYVYDLQADGKPTNKRLFCELGSDGMTLDNEGNVYLTGRGVSVYDKNGQKIEQIDVPKGWTANVTFGGKERNLLFITASDAVYGLKMRVKGAQ; the protein is encoded by the coding sequence ATGAAATCTGCATTCATGTGCCTTGCTGTGTTGGTGGTATTGTCTGCGGCTTCCGCGCTCCCGGCCGCCGAAAGCAAAATCATTGCTCCCGGAGCCAAACTGGAATTGCTGGCCGATGGTTTCAAGTTCACCGAAGGCCCCGCCGCCGATGCCGAGGGCAACGTCTATTTTACCGACCAGCCCAATGACCGCATCATGAAATGGAGCGTGGACGGCAAGCTGACCACTTTTCTGCAACCTTGCGGGCGCGCCAATGGCCTGTACTTTGATTTGAACGGCAACCTGCTGGCCTGTGCGGATGAAAAGAATGAATTGTGGTCCATTGACAAAAACGGCAAGCACACGGTGCTGGTCAAGGATTACCAGGGCAAACTCCTCAACGGCCCCAATGACCTGTGGGTGCATCCCAAGGGCTGGATTTATTTCACTGACCCCTTGTACAAACGCCCCTACTGGAATCGCGGCGGGATGGAGCAGGACGGCCAGCATGTGTACCTGCTCAGCGCCGACCGTAAAACCCTCACCCGCATCATTGATGATTTGCGCCAGCCCAACGGCATCATCGGCACACCGGATGGCAAAACCCTCTATGTGGCTGACATCGGCGCGCGCCGCACTTATGTTTATGATTTGCAGGCCGACGGGAAACCCACCAATAAACGCCTCTTCTGCGAACTAGGCTCCGACGGCATGACGCTCGATAATGAGGGCAATGTCTATCTCACCGGCCGCGGCGTCAGCGTGTATGACAAAAACGGCCAGAAAATAGAGCAGATTGACGTGCCCAAAGGGTGGACGGCCAACGTCACCTTTGGCGGCAAAGAGCGCAACCTGCTCTTCATCACCGCCAGCGACGCGGTGTATGGCCTGAAAATGCGCGTCAAAGGCGCGCAATAA